A single window of Grus americana isolate bGruAme1 chromosome 10, bGruAme1.mat, whole genome shotgun sequence DNA harbors:
- the UACA gene encoding uveal autoantigen with coiled-coil domains and ankyrin repeats isoform X3 — protein MKSLKSRLKKHEAVIGGSALNTDWNKYDDRLMKAAERGDVEKVSSILAKKGVSPAKLDVEGRSAFHVVASKGNLDCLNTILIHGVDITATDAAGRNALHLAAKYGHALCLQKLLQYNCPTENVDLQGRTALHDAAMSDCSSSIQLLCDHGASVNSKDGDGRTPLVLATQMCRPTVCQLLIDRGADVNARDKQNRTALMLGCEYGCKDAVEVLLKNGADVSLTDGLGHDCAYYARIGDNIDILALIKAAVEDSSKARDTMKKGQPEQKKWNRLHAQEEVNVKLYQKEHNAQELELENQDLKGRMREVQEEQRMLLDRISGLQLQLNEKDELKKILTTKEKQQEESLRTIEALKAKLKYYEVDFVGSGSNFGNRKEDLLLKQGQVFAVESQSRSMLRPLELSLPNQSSSSEKEALKKELDNVRTCYGAAKEEIGKLQRELSHKVSECKALASECERTKAESDGQIKQLEDALKDVQKRMFDSEGKVKQMQTHFLALKDHLTNEAALGNSKLTEELKDQLKEMKTKYEGASAEVGKLRNHIKQNELLVAEFKRDEGRLVEENKRLQKELVKLEMERDKRGRNVMELEGQLKETAAKLAHSVTSEKFENMKSLLSNEVNEKARKLAEMEGERDKLQAEILLLKRESESQKAKLAQHVKPEDHEQMRSGFEQKNEELEKTISELSQKNQTLQMELETLQIDNKMLKQQIQMLKTEIKSQNVPLKIHEELKKTNDLAVSDLTKKLFEITKKYNESKAEAEKLLAENNHLSENIGHFQAVYLSPEQHKKEVEALKSNGLELEKQLAELQKKYDDEQAKACKLVSENAVIRETLRDQYVLATTHEEVKTVLNNTLEKTNRELSDLKEKTEEIKQEFLRVNEENGTLKNKVKLLQNQLQTEYISLKDHESTVTALNKSMQELQENNVAIMAEYKRGQEEILQLHAEIEAQKKELDTIQECIKSKYAPVASFEDRKQSFEATVKELKAQLQEQMQKYRESEEENKKCRQENEKLKNGILSIQNDLQQNYILAEKSREMEKMFASKMEELNKQLRELLQKYTDDKEKDELQESTKQPVTLQAQPLSVEQIEALKKALGHTIEDLKEALRSKKECYDQETLKVGELQQELSGLKESSIPLVEYTQMKEMLEQEIVVIKTSLKEKEEENQVKNEEILKLQSEIQLTQQALTDLESKEVIDMSEYKSMKSALEAQINSIAENLSNMNKKYEEACEEALQAKKSELSLKDEKELLQLRSCSIEQEIKDQKERCDKSLTTIIDLQKRIQESAKQVEAKDNKITELLNDVERLKQALNGLSQLTYTSGIPSKRQNQQVEMLQNQVKTLQQQLADAKRQHQEVVSVYRMHLLSAVQGHMDEDVQAALLQIIRMRQGLVC, from the exons CTGAACACAGACTGGAACAAATATGATGACAGGTTaatgaaagcagctgaaagaggCGACGTGGAAAAAGTTTCATCAATCCTTGCCAAAAAAGGGGTCAGTCCTGCTAAACTGGATGTGGAAGGGAGATCTGC ATTCCATGTTGTAGCGTCGAAGGGAAACCTGGATTGCTTGAACACCATCCTTATTCATGGAGTTGATATCACAGCCACTGATGCTGCAG GTAGAAACGCATTGCACCTAGCTGCAAAATATGGACATGCTTTATGTTTGCAGAAGCTGTTGCAG TACAACTGTCCAACGGAGAATGTGGATCTTCAAGGAAGAACTGCTCTTCATGATGCAG cTATGTCAGACTGTTCCTCTAGCATACAACTACTGTGTGATCATGGGGCCTCGGTGAATTCAAAAGACGGA GACGGGAGGACACCGCTAGTGCTGGCCACTCAGATGTGTCGTCCCACGGTTTGTCAGCTTCTGATAGACAGAGGAGCAGATGTTAATGCCAGGGACAAACAGAACAG GACTGCCTTAATGTTAGGCTGTGAATACGGCTGCAAGGATGCAGTAGAAGTTTTGCTCAAAAATGGTGCGGATGTTAGTTTGACTGATGGCCTTGGTCATGACTGTGCTTACTATGCCAGAATTGGTGACAATATTGACATTTTGGCTTTAATAAAAGCTGCTGTTGAGGATTCCAGCAAAG CAAGAGATACCATGAAGAAAGGGCAACCTGAACAAAAG AAGTGGAATCGGCTGCATGCGCAGGAGGAGGTGAATGTCAAGCTGTATCAGAAGGAACATAACGCTCAG GAATTGGAGTTAGAAAATCAAGATTTGAAAGGTCGAATGAGAGAAGTGCAAGAGGAgcaaaggatgctgctggaTAGAATCAGTGGGCTACAACTACAATTGAATGAG aaagatGAGTTGAAGAAAATCCTAACTaccaaggaaaaacaacaagaagaaaGCTTAAGAACTATTGAAGCACTTAAAGCTAAACTCAAATATTATGAA GTTGACTTTGTAGGATCTGGAAGTAACTTTGGTAATA GAAAAGAAGATCTATTACTTAAGCAAGGCCAAGTGTTTGCTGTGGAATCACag TCTAGGTCAATGCTGAGACCCCTGGAGCTCTCCCTGCCTAACCAGTCATCCAGTTCCGAGAAGGaagctttaaagaaagaacTTGACAATGTGAGGACCTGCTATGGTgcagcaaaagaagaaatcGGCAAACTGCAGAGAGAACTTTCTCACAAGGTATCTGAATGCAAAGCTTTGGCATCCGAGTGCGAAAGAACCAAGGCGGAATCTGATGGACAGATAAAACAACTGGAAGATGCTTTAAAAGATGTGCAGAAAAGGATGTTTGACTCTGAAGGCAAAGTTAAGCAAATGCAGACCCACTTTCTTGCTCTGAAAGATCACCTGACTAATGAAGCTGCGTTGGGAAACAGTAAGCTAACAGAGGAGCTGAAAGATCagttgaaagaaatgaaaacaaagtatgaAGGAGCCTCTGCTGAAGTGGGAAAACTAAGGAACCATATTAAGCAGAATGAATTGCTGGTGGCGGAATTTAAGAGAGATGAAGGAAGGCTAGTGGAAGAGAATAAAAGGTTGCAGAAGGAACTTGTTAAGTTGGAGATGGAACGAGataaaaggggaagaaatgtCATGGAGTTAGAAGGGCAGctcaaagaaacagcagcaaagttAGCCCACTCTGTAACTTCAGAgaaatttgaaaacatgaagagtTTGTTGTCAAATGAAGTGAATGAGAAAGCAAGGAAGTTAGCAGAGATGGAAGGAGAACGCGACAAACTGCAGGCAGAGattctgcttttaaagaggGAATCCGAGAGTCAGAAAGCAAAACTAGCTCAGCATGTAAAGCCAGAAGACCACGAACAAATGAGGAGTGGGTTTGAGCAAAAAAATGAGGAACTTGAGAAGACAATTTCTGAACTATCACAGAAGAATCAGACTCTGCAGATGGAACTCGAAACATTGCAGATTGATAACAAAATGCTTAAGCAGCAAATCCAAATgctaaaaactgaaataaaaagccagAATGTGCCTTTAAAAATTCACGAAGaattgaagaaaacaaatgatctGGCTGTTAGTGACCTGAccaaaaagctttttgaaataacaaagaaatacaatgaaagcaaagcagaagctgaaaagttgcTGGCAGAGAACAACCACCTAAGTGAGAATATCGGCCACTTCCAAGCTGTATAcctgtctccagagcagcaCAAAAAAGAAGTGGAAGCCTTAAAATCTAATGGTCTTGAGCTTGAAAAGCAGCTTGCtgagcttcagaaaaaatacGATGATGAGCAAGCAAAAGCATGCAAACTAGTCTCAGAAAATGCAGTCATAAGAGAGACTCTCAGGGATCAGTATGTGTTGGCTACAACACATGAGGAGGTTAAAACAGTCTTGAATAACACACTAGAGAAGACTAACAGGGAGCTGTCggatctgaaggaaaaaactgAAGAGATAAAGCAAGAATTCCTGAGGGTAAATGAAGAAAACGgaactttgaaaaataaggtGAAACTCTTACAGAATCAATTACAAACTGAGTATATAAGTTTAAAAGATCATGAAAGTACAGTGActgctttaaataaaagtatGCAAGAACTTCAGGAGAACAATGTTGCAATTATGGCTGAATATAAGAGGGGTCAAGAAGAAATTTTGCAGTTGCATGCAGAAATTGAAGCCCAAAAGAAGGAACTTGACACAATTCAAGAATGCATTAAGTCAAAATATGCCCCAGTTGCCTCCTTTgaagacagaaagcaaagctttgaagCCACAGTAAAGGAATTAAAAGCACAGTTGCAGGAACAGATGCAGAAGTACAGAGAAAGCgaggaggaaaacaagaagTGCAGACAGGAGAATGAAAAGCTCAAAAATGGCATTTTGTCCATCCAAAATGACTTGCAGCAGAACTATATCCTTGCTGAGAAATCCcgtgaaatggaaaaaatgtttgcaagcAAAATGGAGGAGTTGAATAAGCAGTTGAGGGAACTGCTGCAGAAATACACAGatgataaagaaaaagatgagctGCAAGAGAGTACCAAGCAGCCCGTAACTCTGCAGGCTCAGCCCCTCTCAGTAGAACAAATTGAAGCCTTGAAGAAGGCTCTTGGTCACACGATAGAGGATCTAAAGGAAGCCCTCCGAAGTAAGAAGGAATGTTATGACCAAGAAACGCTAAAAGTAGGAGAACTACAGCAGGAATTGTCAGGTCTAAAAGAGTCTTCAATACCTTTGGTAGAATATACACAGATGAAGGAAATGCTAGAACAAGAAATTGTAGTGATCAAAACCagcttgaaagaaaaggaagaagaaaaccaagttAAAAATGAGGAGATCTTGAAGTTGCAGTCTGAGATTCAGCTTACTCAACAAGCTTTAACAGACCTGGAGAGTAAAGAAGTGATTGACATGTCAGAATACAAATCCATGAAAAGTGCTCTGGAGGCCCAGATTAATAGCATAGCTGAGAACTTGTCCAATATGAATAAAAAGTATGAGGAAGCATGTGAGGAGGCTTTGCAAGCTAAAAAGAGTGAGCTTTCTTTAAAGGATGAAAAGGAGTTGCTTCAGTTACGGAGTTGTAGTATTGAGCAAGAAATTAAAGACCAGAAAGAAAGGTGTGATAAATCATTGACAACAATTATTGACTTGCAGAAGAGAATACAGGAATCTGCAAAGCAGGTGGAAGCCAAGGATAACAAG ataacAGAGCTGCTTAATGATGTAGAGCGGTTAAAACAAGCTCTTAATGGCTTGTCTCAGCTTACGTACACCTCCGGGATTCCTTCAAAGAGGCAGAACCAGCAGGTTGAAATGCTCCAGAACCAAGTGAAAACACTACAACAGCAGCTAGCT GATGCGAAAAGGCAGCATCAAGAGGTAGTTTCGGTTTATCGGATGCATCTTCTTAGTGCTGTACAG GGTCACATGGATGAAGATGTCCAAGCTGCTTTACTACAGATCATTCGAATGAGACAGGGACTTGTTTGCTGA
- the UACA gene encoding uveal autoantigen with coiled-coil domains and ankyrin repeats isoform X2: MKSLKSRLKKHEAVIGGSALNTDWNKYDDRLMKAAERGDVEKVSSILAKKGVSPAKLDVEGRSAFHVVASKGNLDCLNTILIHGVDITATDAAGRNALHLAAKYGHALCLQKLLQYNCPTENVDLQGRTALHDAAMSDCSSSIQLLCDHGASVNSKDGDGRTPLVLATQMCRPTVCQLLIDRGADVNARDKQNRTALMLGCEYGCKDAVEVLLKNGADVSLTDGLGHDCAYYARIGDNIDILALIKAAVEDSSKARDTMKKGQPEQKKWNRLHAQEEVNVKLYQKEHNAQELELENQDLKGRMREVQEEQRMLLDRISGLQLQLNEEQMFADDLENEKDELKKILTTKEKQQEESLRTIEALKAKLKYYEVDFVGSGSNFGNRKEDLLLKQGQVFAVESQSRSMLRPLELSLPNQSSSSEKEALKKELDNVRTCYGAAKEEIGKLQRELSHKVSECKALASECERTKAESDGQIKQLEDALKDVQKRMFDSEGKVKQMQTHFLALKDHLTNEAALGNSKLTEELKDQLKEMKTKYEGASAEVGKLRNHIKQNELLVAEFKRDEGRLVEENKRLQKELVKLEMERDKRGRNVMELEGQLKETAAKLAHSVTSEKFENMKSLLSNEVNEKARKLAEMEGERDKLQAEILLLKRESESQKAKLAQHVKPEDHEQMRSGFEQKNEELEKTISELSQKNQTLQMELETLQIDNKMLKQQIQMLKTEIKSQNVPLKIHEELKKTNDLAVSDLTKKLFEITKKYNESKAEAEKLLAENNHLSENIGHFQAVYLSPEQHKKEVEALKSNGLELEKQLAELQKKYDDEQAKACKLVSENAVIRETLRDQYVLATTHEEVKTVLNNTLEKTNRELSDLKEKTEEIKQEFLRVNEENGTLKNKVKLLQNQLQTEYISLKDHESTVTALNKSMQELQENNVAIMAEYKRGQEEILQLHAEIEAQKKELDTIQECIKSKYAPVASFEDRKQSFEATVKELKAQLQEQMQKYRESEEENKKCRQENEKLKNGILSIQNDLQQNYILAEKSREMEKMFASKMEELNKQLRELLQKYTDDKEKDELQESTKQPVTLQAQPLSVEQIEALKKALGHTIEDLKEALRSKKECYDQETLKVGELQQELSGLKESSIPLVEYTQMKEMLEQEIVVIKTSLKEKEEENQVKNEEILKLQSEIQLTQQALTDLESKEVIDMSEYKSMKSALEAQINSIAENLSNMNKKYEEACEEALQAKKSELSLKDEKELLQLRSCSIEQEIKDQKERCDKSLTTIIDLQKRIQESAKQVEAKDNKITELLNDVERLKQALNGLSQLTYTSGIPSKRQNQQVEMLQNQVKTLQQQLADAKRQHQEVVSVYRMHLLSAVQGHMDEDVQAALLQIIRMRQGLVC; encoded by the exons CTGAACACAGACTGGAACAAATATGATGACAGGTTaatgaaagcagctgaaagaggCGACGTGGAAAAAGTTTCATCAATCCTTGCCAAAAAAGGGGTCAGTCCTGCTAAACTGGATGTGGAAGGGAGATCTGC ATTCCATGTTGTAGCGTCGAAGGGAAACCTGGATTGCTTGAACACCATCCTTATTCATGGAGTTGATATCACAGCCACTGATGCTGCAG GTAGAAACGCATTGCACCTAGCTGCAAAATATGGACATGCTTTATGTTTGCAGAAGCTGTTGCAG TACAACTGTCCAACGGAGAATGTGGATCTTCAAGGAAGAACTGCTCTTCATGATGCAG cTATGTCAGACTGTTCCTCTAGCATACAACTACTGTGTGATCATGGGGCCTCGGTGAATTCAAAAGACGGA GACGGGAGGACACCGCTAGTGCTGGCCACTCAGATGTGTCGTCCCACGGTTTGTCAGCTTCTGATAGACAGAGGAGCAGATGTTAATGCCAGGGACAAACAGAACAG GACTGCCTTAATGTTAGGCTGTGAATACGGCTGCAAGGATGCAGTAGAAGTTTTGCTCAAAAATGGTGCGGATGTTAGTTTGACTGATGGCCTTGGTCATGACTGTGCTTACTATGCCAGAATTGGTGACAATATTGACATTTTGGCTTTAATAAAAGCTGCTGTTGAGGATTCCAGCAAAG CAAGAGATACCATGAAGAAAGGGCAACCTGAACAAAAG AAGTGGAATCGGCTGCATGCGCAGGAGGAGGTGAATGTCAAGCTGTATCAGAAGGAACATAACGCTCAG GAATTGGAGTTAGAAAATCAAGATTTGAAAGGTCGAATGAGAGAAGTGCAAGAGGAgcaaaggatgctgctggaTAGAATCAGTGGGCTACAACTACAATTGAATGAG GAGCAAATGTTTGCAGATGATCTTGAAAATGAG aaagatGAGTTGAAGAAAATCCTAACTaccaaggaaaaacaacaagaagaaaGCTTAAGAACTATTGAAGCACTTAAAGCTAAACTCAAATATTATGAA GTTGACTTTGTAGGATCTGGAAGTAACTTTGGTAATA GAAAAGAAGATCTATTACTTAAGCAAGGCCAAGTGTTTGCTGTGGAATCACag TCTAGGTCAATGCTGAGACCCCTGGAGCTCTCCCTGCCTAACCAGTCATCCAGTTCCGAGAAGGaagctttaaagaaagaacTTGACAATGTGAGGACCTGCTATGGTgcagcaaaagaagaaatcGGCAAACTGCAGAGAGAACTTTCTCACAAGGTATCTGAATGCAAAGCTTTGGCATCCGAGTGCGAAAGAACCAAGGCGGAATCTGATGGACAGATAAAACAACTGGAAGATGCTTTAAAAGATGTGCAGAAAAGGATGTTTGACTCTGAAGGCAAAGTTAAGCAAATGCAGACCCACTTTCTTGCTCTGAAAGATCACCTGACTAATGAAGCTGCGTTGGGAAACAGTAAGCTAACAGAGGAGCTGAAAGATCagttgaaagaaatgaaaacaaagtatgaAGGAGCCTCTGCTGAAGTGGGAAAACTAAGGAACCATATTAAGCAGAATGAATTGCTGGTGGCGGAATTTAAGAGAGATGAAGGAAGGCTAGTGGAAGAGAATAAAAGGTTGCAGAAGGAACTTGTTAAGTTGGAGATGGAACGAGataaaaggggaagaaatgtCATGGAGTTAGAAGGGCAGctcaaagaaacagcagcaaagttAGCCCACTCTGTAACTTCAGAgaaatttgaaaacatgaagagtTTGTTGTCAAATGAAGTGAATGAGAAAGCAAGGAAGTTAGCAGAGATGGAAGGAGAACGCGACAAACTGCAGGCAGAGattctgcttttaaagaggGAATCCGAGAGTCAGAAAGCAAAACTAGCTCAGCATGTAAAGCCAGAAGACCACGAACAAATGAGGAGTGGGTTTGAGCAAAAAAATGAGGAACTTGAGAAGACAATTTCTGAACTATCACAGAAGAATCAGACTCTGCAGATGGAACTCGAAACATTGCAGATTGATAACAAAATGCTTAAGCAGCAAATCCAAATgctaaaaactgaaataaaaagccagAATGTGCCTTTAAAAATTCACGAAGaattgaagaaaacaaatgatctGGCTGTTAGTGACCTGAccaaaaagctttttgaaataacaaagaaatacaatgaaagcaaagcagaagctgaaaagttgcTGGCAGAGAACAACCACCTAAGTGAGAATATCGGCCACTTCCAAGCTGTATAcctgtctccagagcagcaCAAAAAAGAAGTGGAAGCCTTAAAATCTAATGGTCTTGAGCTTGAAAAGCAGCTTGCtgagcttcagaaaaaatacGATGATGAGCAAGCAAAAGCATGCAAACTAGTCTCAGAAAATGCAGTCATAAGAGAGACTCTCAGGGATCAGTATGTGTTGGCTACAACACATGAGGAGGTTAAAACAGTCTTGAATAACACACTAGAGAAGACTAACAGGGAGCTGTCggatctgaaggaaaaaactgAAGAGATAAAGCAAGAATTCCTGAGGGTAAATGAAGAAAACGgaactttgaaaaataaggtGAAACTCTTACAGAATCAATTACAAACTGAGTATATAAGTTTAAAAGATCATGAAAGTACAGTGActgctttaaataaaagtatGCAAGAACTTCAGGAGAACAATGTTGCAATTATGGCTGAATATAAGAGGGGTCAAGAAGAAATTTTGCAGTTGCATGCAGAAATTGAAGCCCAAAAGAAGGAACTTGACACAATTCAAGAATGCATTAAGTCAAAATATGCCCCAGTTGCCTCCTTTgaagacagaaagcaaagctttgaagCCACAGTAAAGGAATTAAAAGCACAGTTGCAGGAACAGATGCAGAAGTACAGAGAAAGCgaggaggaaaacaagaagTGCAGACAGGAGAATGAAAAGCTCAAAAATGGCATTTTGTCCATCCAAAATGACTTGCAGCAGAACTATATCCTTGCTGAGAAATCCcgtgaaatggaaaaaatgtttgcaagcAAAATGGAGGAGTTGAATAAGCAGTTGAGGGAACTGCTGCAGAAATACACAGatgataaagaaaaagatgagctGCAAGAGAGTACCAAGCAGCCCGTAACTCTGCAGGCTCAGCCCCTCTCAGTAGAACAAATTGAAGCCTTGAAGAAGGCTCTTGGTCACACGATAGAGGATCTAAAGGAAGCCCTCCGAAGTAAGAAGGAATGTTATGACCAAGAAACGCTAAAAGTAGGAGAACTACAGCAGGAATTGTCAGGTCTAAAAGAGTCTTCAATACCTTTGGTAGAATATACACAGATGAAGGAAATGCTAGAACAAGAAATTGTAGTGATCAAAACCagcttgaaagaaaaggaagaagaaaaccaagttAAAAATGAGGAGATCTTGAAGTTGCAGTCTGAGATTCAGCTTACTCAACAAGCTTTAACAGACCTGGAGAGTAAAGAAGTGATTGACATGTCAGAATACAAATCCATGAAAAGTGCTCTGGAGGCCCAGATTAATAGCATAGCTGAGAACTTGTCCAATATGAATAAAAAGTATGAGGAAGCATGTGAGGAGGCTTTGCAAGCTAAAAAGAGTGAGCTTTCTTTAAAGGATGAAAAGGAGTTGCTTCAGTTACGGAGTTGTAGTATTGAGCAAGAAATTAAAGACCAGAAAGAAAGGTGTGATAAATCATTGACAACAATTATTGACTTGCAGAAGAGAATACAGGAATCTGCAAAGCAGGTGGAAGCCAAGGATAACAAG ataacAGAGCTGCTTAATGATGTAGAGCGGTTAAAACAAGCTCTTAATGGCTTGTCTCAGCTTACGTACACCTCCGGGATTCCTTCAAAGAGGCAGAACCAGCAGGTTGAAATGCTCCAGAACCAAGTGAAAACACTACAACAGCAGCTAGCT GATGCGAAAAGGCAGCATCAAGAGGTAGTTTCGGTTTATCGGATGCATCTTCTTAGTGCTGTACAG GGTCACATGGATGAAGATGTCCAAGCTGCTTTACTACAGATCATTCGAATGAGACAGGGACTTGTTTGCTGA